CGAGGGCGGCCTTTAGTACCTTGGGAATCAGGTGGGTTTCGGGTTCGTGGTCTTCGCCGATGTCCCCGCCCGGGTCTGCACCGGCAGAGTTGAAATACCTGAGGGAAACGTACTTTAGGCCGTAGGCTTCGTGGTAGCGCTTCAATATCTTCTCAAGCATGCATTTGGTATCGCCGTACGGATTGGTAGGTTTAAGGGGATGCTCTTCATTAATGGGTACTACTAACGGCTCGCCGTACACTGCGGCTGAAGAGGATAGAATGATATACCCGACGTTTTGGTGCACCAGTTGGTTGAGAAGGATTAAGCTCTTACACACGTTGTTTTGAAAGTACTTGGCAGGATCAGTAACGGATGCGGCTACCAGGCTGTCTGCGGCGAAGTGAATCACGGCCTGGACCCGATACCTTGTAAGAGTTGCTCGGAGAATGTCGGCGTCGGCGATGTCGCCGGCCACTATAGGAAAATCCTTAACAGCTTCGCGATGTCCCGAGCTGAAGTTGTCGTAAATAATGACCTGAAAGCCGTGCCCTGAAAGCTGACGGGCGGTATGACTCCCGATATACCCTGCCCCGCCGGTTAATAAAACGACCATCACTCGATCCTTCTCTCAAAACATAGCAGTACGCTGGTAAGTGCTACTACTTTATTAACCCAAGCGGTAAAGTGTTACTTTCGCCGAGCCGTAGGAGGCGGGTAGCTGTGATACCATTACTGCCCGCTGCTTTGATATCAGGCCGGGAGGTCACTTAAACCGGTAAATACGGCTTTCTTGTTTGCCCGCCGTTTCATCTTGTTGTTTTAAGCCGCTGTATCTTTTTAATTAGCGACGCCAGCTTGAAAAGTGCTTCTGTCAGCTCCGGGTTCCCGTCTTCAAGACGCAAAACGTTCAAAACCATCTCCCGGCACCGGCGCACCAGTTGTTCCAGCGCGCAGGCGGCGTATAACTCCCGTTCAGGGGATTCTGCCAAAGCCTCATTAAAGTGACGGAAGGCCTGCTCGTGCAAACCGAGGTTTGAGTATGCGTTACCCAGGAGGTAAAACACTCCGGCGTCAGCCTTGCCGTTATGGACGGCTTGCTCCAGAAGGTGTTTGGCTTCCGGATTAAAGCCTTTGTTCAAGGCGTGTCGGCCTAAAACGTAACTGGCCTCGGCCATACTCCCGCCGCCGCATACCATGACTGCGGCGAGTGCAAGACCTCTGTCACCGAGCCGAAGGATTTTCAGGGCGGTGTCAAGGACCTCACGGCGTGATTCCGCCCCAAGAAATTCAACCGGCGCATCCGCTCCGGCGCCGCAGACCAGGCGATTGATCATGCCGTATGCGATCACGCCGGGATTATCCGGGGCATCAAAGGCGGAGATCAGCGCCGACGCGTTCCGCTTCGGTTTTTGAAGCCACATGGCGAGGCACCTTTGTTTCAGTACTTCGGTTTTCAAGGAAGGGCTGAGCGGTTCCGCCAGTGTTACCTCAGCCGCTTCTGCGTGGCGCTTGAGGCGCACCAGGCACTGAATCCTATAAAGTATTATTTCCGGTGCCGCCGGGCCTTCCGCCGCGTCTATCAGACCGAGGCAGGCTTCAAATTCACTTATTTCGAATAAAAGCCGGACCCTGGTCTGAAAATCGATCTTCAAATCGTTTTTTAGATAATCCGCGATTTCAGGTCCTTTGCGGCCGCAGCTTTGCAGCAAGGCGGACAGGCGGGACAGCAATCGGTCTGACCGTTGTTCGCGGAGCGCACGCGTAAGAAAGTCGGCGGCTTCACTGAAGCTGCCTTCGCGCGCGAGGATTTCGGCCACGTTCTCGAAGGCGAGATGCCCGGTGACGCCTTCGGTGGTCGTGTAGCGCGCGGGCGTCCGCCGGAAGCCGGTGCATTTGAGGAAACAAGCTTTAGCCCGGGCGGTCATGCCCAGGTCCCGAAAGATTTGCCCTTTGAGAAAATAAAGGTCCGGATAGTCCGGGAAATAGACCAGGCCTTTGTCCGCCAGTTCCAGGGCTTCGGAATATTCTCCCGCTTCGCTGAGGCAGAGGCAGTAGTTCCGGTAGATCGCCGCCGCAAAACCTGAGCCCGGACTGACGTGTTCGAGTGCGACCCGGTAATGTTTTCGGGATTTGTCCAGGTCGCCCAGCGAGAAATAACTGACGCCGAGGTTATAGTTTTGGAAAGGATCGGTGGGGTTGCCGGCCAGTTCTTGCTCCAGGAGCGCGATATTGCGCAGCGTCTTTTTCGCGGTATTTGCACCGAAAACATACCCATAATGCATGATTTCCAGATTTGAATGCCCGATGGCCGCCGCCGGGTTTTCCTTCAGGATGCTCGGTTTTATCTGCTCGTGGATTCTTCCCTGAAAGCGGTACGCTTTCCGGTTCCTGAACATCCTGAGGCTGAGGTGTCTGGTTTTAGGACTGTCTGTGCCCGGGGATACGGGGCTCACAACGGTGAATGTCCAGGCCTCGACCTCCTCCACGGACGCCAGCTTCCTCAGCTCAACGGAGGTTTCGGCGGGCAGTTCCTCATCGGCGTCAAGGAACAGCGTCCATTCCTTTGTTGCGTGCTTTAGGCTTTCGTTCCGGGCACGGGCGAAGTCCATCCGCCAGGGCGAGCGTACAACGAGCGCGCCGAAACTCGCGGCGATATCCGGCGTGCGGTCCGAGGACCCCGTATCCACAACGATAATTTCGTCGACATAGTCTTGTACGCTCTTAAGGCACCGGGGGAGGTTCTTCTCTTCGTCCTTCACGATCATGCAGAGGCTGATTGTGTTTGTGTTCGGTGTCATAAGCAGCTCATTTGAGAATTAATCAACCGCCAAGACGCCAAGAATGCTATGTATCAAGAAAATGAATATTAACATCAGTTAAATCGCTGTTTCCATGCCATTTTCATTCTCCGTTGCCCGCAACATGGCATGGTCGACTCCCTATAAAATAATCGTTCTTTCGTAGGGCGCGACGATAAGCTGCGTATAGCCGTGTCAGCCTAGCAGGGCCGGGTCATCACGTATCCTCCAGTATGCTCCGGCTCGTCCCCCAGCACTCAAACTTACCCTAAGTAAGAAAACAAGCCGTTTTAACGAAACTTAACCTTTTACGAATTGCTGCTTTTCAAGTCGAATTGAGTGCAGGGTTCCTCGTACTGTTCGTTCCTCGTCACGTTCCGCATATGTTACTCGTCTGCATCTGAGTGACCAGCTTACGGATCCTTATTGACACTCTTCGTGTTGCTGCAATAGCGGCTTGTGGAGTTCCTTATGTCTACACAACAAGATATGAAGGAGCGGGGGCAGGTGTACCTCTCACGGGTTGCGGATTAAGCCCTCAGCCGATAATCCCGGTCCTCAGTCGGGGAACGGGGGAAAAAAAGAAAAAGTCTCCGGTCCCTGTTTCGGATTTAGGACTCAGGACACAGGACTTAGGACTTGACGTTTATGATATGGGTGGCGCAGGACAGGCAGGGGTCGAAAGAACGTATTATCCGTCCAAGAACGGTAAAAAGCATCTTCGGCCGGGGTATCGCCGTGTCCACAAGGGCGTTCTCCACGGGTCCGCGCCGGCCCTGCCGGTCTTTCGGAGAGAAGTTCCACTCGGTCGGGGTGATGATCTCGTACCCGACGACTCTTTCGCCGTTGAGCAGGGCGCTGTGCAGTAGGGCGCCGCGCATGGAGTCGGTGACGGCGACCGCCTCGCTCTTGACGGGCGACGTTTTCTGTTTGATCGGGGGCGGCCCGGGTTCCAGTTTTGTGAGCCAGTTTTCAAGCAGTTCCCCGATCAGCATGGTCTCCAATGAACGGGCGCATATCCTGTCCATGGTTGAGGTGCCGCCGTCGTAGCGTCTGTTTATTATCATGCGCGCGAGAGGTCCCA
This window of the Bacillota bacterium genome carries:
- the galE gene encoding UDP-glucose 4-epimerase GalE is translated as MVVLLTGGAGYIGSHTARQLSGHGFQVIIYDNFSSGHREAVKDFPIVAGDIADADILRATLTRYRVQAVIHFAADSLVAASVTDPAKYFQNNVCKSLILLNQLVHQNVGYIILSSSAAVYGEPLVVPINEEHPLKPTNPYGDTKCMLEKILKRYHEAYGLKYVSLRYFNSAGADPGGDIGEDHEPETHLIPKVLKAALGQTEKVSVFGGDYPTKDGTAVRDYIHVKDLADAHILALNALLHGLRSTVFNLGSEEGFSVLEVLNTATKITGKSIKYEIVPRRAGDPAILVASSKKIKQELGWDPEYKTLENIIGTAWKWHRSHPCGYTTVCKGDSDG
- a CDS encoding glycosyltransferase; translated protein: MTPNTNTISLCMIVKDEEKNLPRCLKSVQDYVDEIIVVDTGSSDRTPDIAASFGALVVRSPWRMDFARARNESLKHATKEWTLFLDADEELPAETSVELRKLASVEEVEAWTFTVVSPVSPGTDSPKTRHLSLRMFRNRKAYRFQGRIHEQIKPSILKENPAAAIGHSNLEIMHYGYVFGANTAKKTLRNIALLEQELAGNPTDPFQNYNLGVSYFSLGDLDKSRKHYRVALEHVSPGSGFAAAIYRNYCLCLSEAGEYSEALELADKGLVYFPDYPDLYFLKGQIFRDLGMTARAKACFLKCTGFRRTPARYTTTEGVTGHLAFENVAEILAREGSFSEAADFLTRALREQRSDRLLSRLSALLQSCGRKGPEIADYLKNDLKIDFQTRVRLLFEISEFEACLGLIDAAEGPAAPEIILYRIQCLVRLKRHAEAAEVTLAEPLSPSLKTEVLKQRCLAMWLQKPKRNASALISAFDAPDNPGVIAYGMINRLVCGAGADAPVEFLGAESRREVLDTALKILRLGDRGLALAAVMVCGGGSMAEASYVLGRHALNKGFNPEAKHLLEQAVHNGKADAGVFYLLGNAYSNLGLHEQAFRHFNEALAESPERELYAACALEQLVRRCREMVLNVLRLEDGNPELTEALFKLASLIKKIQRLKTTR